Proteins encoded by one window of Arachis hypogaea cultivar Tifrunner chromosome 1, arahy.Tifrunner.gnm2.J5K5, whole genome shotgun sequence:
- the LOC112794364 gene encoding root phototropism protein 2 yields MAAPNRTLSLAMERTSQWVFSQELPSDLIVQVGEASFPLHKFMLVAKSNYIRKLIKESEEIEENELTRIDLSGIPGGSGTFEKAAKFCYGVKFDITAQNVAALRCAAEFLQMTEGNNLAGKTEDYLSHVAFFTLTGAITVLRSCRNLLPLADELNIVKRCVEAVSAKACSEANFPSRSPANWWTEDLAVLDVDFFGKVIAAMKNRGAKPKTLAAALIAYAERCLSTDRIRLLNPSDSDSDHRTNPRKLLESVVDLFPSDKTAFPASFVCCLLRCAIYVRASNYCRSELEKRIAAVLELATVDDILVLSFAYDGDRLSDLETVRKIVSAFIENEKHAAVISAADDNCSVALRRVTKTVDAYLAEIASFNDLTISKFNAIATLIPKFAREIDDDLYRAVDIYLKAHSKLDEIEREKLCSVMDPLKLSYEARVHASQNKRLPVQMVLHALYYDQLRLRSEEEEEHRAAAAAAAVDVSLVKENEELRTELMRMKMYVTDLEKNALETTSSSSSTMKKKATFLSSVSRRLGKMNPFRNGSKDTTQLDDGPVDFNRPRWRRFSVS; encoded by the exons ATGGCTGCTCCCAATAGAACACTCTCCCTTGCCATGGAGAGAACCAGCCAATG GGTTTTTTCTCAAGAACTTCCATCAGATCTTATAGTTCAAGTTGGAGAAGCAAGTTTCCCTCTCCACAAG TTTATGCTAGTGGCAAAGAGCAACTACATCAGAAAACTGATAAAGGAATCAGAAGAGATTGAAGAAAATGAACTCACCAGGATCGACCTTTCGGGCATTCCGGGAGGTAGTGGAACCTTTGAGAAGGCAGCGAAGTTCTGTTACGGCGTTAAGTTCGATATAACGGCTCAAAACGTCGCCGCTTTGCGCTGTGCCGCGGAGTTCCTCCAGATGACGGAAGGGAACAACCTCGCCGGAAAAACTGAGGACTATCTCTCTCATGTTGCGTTCTTCACACTCACCGGCGCCATCACGGTACTGAGATCGTGCCGGAACCTCCTCCCTCTCGCCGACGAACTCAACATCGTGAAACGCTGCGTGGAGGCCGTCAGCGCCAAGGCTTGCAGCGAGGCAAATTTTCCGAGCAGGTCACCGGCGAACTGGTGGACGGAGGATCTCGCCGTTCTCGACGTAGATTTCTTCGGAAAAGTCATCGCCGCCATGAAGAATCGCGGCGCCAAACCGAAAACCCTAGCAGCAGCGTTAATCGCTTATGCAGAGCGATGTCTCTCCACCGACAGAATCCGTCTTTTAAATCCTAGTGATTCCGATTCTGATCACCGAACAAATCCGCGGAAGCTTCTGGAATCGGTGGTAGATCTCTTCCCCTCTGATAAAACCGCTTTTCCGGCTAGCTTCGTCTGCTGCCTCCTCCGCTGCGCGATCTACGTCAGAGCATCTAACTACTGCAGGAGCGAACTGGAGAAGCGGATCGCGGCGGTTCTAGAACTCGCAACGGTGGACGACATCCTCGTTCTGTCGTTCGCCTACGACGGCGACAGGCTCTCAGATCTCGAGACCGTACGGAAGATCGTGTCGGCGTTCATAGAGAACGAAAAGCATGCAGCGGTTATCTCTGCCGCCGACGATAACTGCTCCGTCGCGCTGCGCCGCGTGACCAAAACCGTCGACGCTTACCTCGCCGAGATCGCTTCGTTCAATGATCTCACAATCTCGAAGTTCAACGCCATCgcaaccctaattcccaaatttgCACGCGAGATCGACGACGATCTCTACCGCGCCGTAGACATCTACCTCAAG GCGCACTCGAAGCTTGATGAGATAGAGAGGGAGAAGTTGTGTAGTGTGATGGATCCGTTGAAGCTATCATACGAGGCGCGTGTGCACGCGTCGCAGAACAAGCGTTTACCGGTGCAGATGGTGCTTCATGCTCTTTACTACGACCAACTGCGACTGAGgagtgaggaagaagaggaacacCGTGctgcggcggcggcggcggcggtggaTGTGTCGTTGGTGAAGGAGAATGAGGAGCTGAGGACGGagctgatgaggatgaagatgtacGTTACGGATCTGGAGAAGAACGCTCTGGAAACGACGTCTTCATCGTCGTCAACAATGAAGAAGAAGGCCACGTTTTTGTCCTCTGTTTCTAGGAGGCTGGGGAAGATGAACCCGTTTAGAAATGGTTCAAAAGATACGACCCAATTAGATGATGGGCCTGTGGATTTCAATCGGCCCAGATGGAGAAGGTTCTCTGTTTCCTAG